The nucleotide window AAGCACCTTGCCCATAAAGACGCCAAGAGCATTGGTTTTGTAGGTTGCGGCGTGCAAGCTCATTTTGCTCTGGAAGCGCATAAAATTTACTTTGAGAATCTTGAAATTCTGTGTGCCGATAAAAACGAAGCGGCTGCCAAGGCCTTTGCCGCTGAAGTCGGCGGAAAAGCGGTCTCCCTTGAGCAAGCTTCAGGTGCAGACATTATCGTTACCACCACACCAGCGCGAAGCTTTGTGGTCAAACGCGCTTGGTTAAAGACGGCGCGCACATCAACGCGATGGGAGCAGATGCTGCTGGAAAACAAGAGCTCGACCCTCAGATTCTCAACGATGGACGCGTCTTTGTCGATGACCTTGAACAAGGCAGCCACAGTGGCGAAATCAATGTGGCGCTTTCTCAAAAGCTGTTCAAAGTGGATCAAATTGCGGGCAACCTTGGCCAAGTCATCGCTGGCAAATCAGAAGGACGCAAAGGCAATGAAATCACGATCTTTGATTCCACCGGCCTTGGCGTACAAGACTTAGCTGTTGCAGCTATCGTTTACCAACGTGCCAAAGAAAAAGGCATCGGCCAAGAGTTTGATTTGCTAGCCTAGCCAAAAAACTTAGCTAACTCCGATTCGATATCGGGCTGCTCAAAGACAAAACCAGATTCTAAAAGTCGGGTTGGCAGTGCTTTGCAGCTTGCAAGAACGAGGGCATCGGCAGTTTCGCCAAGCAAAGCGCGTAGAGCAAAGGCTGGCGCAGGAAAGATGGCAGGTCGTCTAATTTTCCTCGCTGTTTGTTTTGCCAGATCTTTTTGTCGAACAGGTTGAGCGGCAGTGAGATTGTAGATCCCCTCGGACTGTTCGCGTTCTGCCAAAAACAAAAACGCACGTGCAAGATCGTCGGCGTCAATCCACGGATACCATTGCTTGCCTGAACCAAGTTTGCCGCCAACACCAAGCTTTATAGGCAAAAGCATTTTGTTCCAGGCTGGGGCATCTTCAGCAAGAACGATTCCGATGCGCCCTATCACCATGCGCAACGTTTCCCGGTGCGCCTCTTCGACATGGCGTGCTTGCGCCTCCCATTGTTTGCAAACATCTGCCAAAAACCAATCACTCGCTGCTGCACTTTGTTCCGTTACGGTGCGCTCACCTGTATCGCCATAGTAACCCACCGCAGAAGCCTGCAACCAAACACGAGGCGGATTTTTACACTGCTCAAAAGCAGAACCCAGCGCGTTTGTCGCATCAATACGGCTTTTCAATATCTTTTCTTTGGCATCCGCATCGAGTTTTCCATTGCCAATTGAAGCACCCGCAAGATTCGCCACAATACTGGCACCTTCGAGCGCTTCGACGATACTTTGTTGGACGGCACCATCATGAGGGTGCCATTCAAAGACCTCGACATCTTTTGACAGTCCTGGATCGAGGCGCCGTGAAAGTGCCCTCAAGCGGAAGCCCTGCTTACGCGCTTGAGCAATGAGATGCTTGCCCACCACGCCGCCTGCTCCGGCAACGGTAATTATTTTTTTTCCGCTCATTCTAAGGTTCGGATTTTTATCTCGGCTAGCTGCTCAGGACTCACATGATCAGGAGCACCCGTCATCAAATCACTTGCTTTCTGTGTCTTGGGAAACGCGATCACATCACGAAGAGATTCGGTCTCGGTAAGAAGCATCACCAAGCGGTCCATGCCCACGGCAATTCCACCGTGTGGCGGTGCTCCGTACCTCAAGGCTTTGAGCAAAAACCCAAACTTCGCTTCAGCCTCTTCGGCAGCAATACCAAGCGCTGAAAATACTTTGGACTGTATCTCTGGATCGTGCAGACGTATTGAACCACCAGCAATCTCAAAGCCATTTAAAACAAGGTCATAGCGAAAGCACTTTACCATGCCCGGATCGCTGCTAAGTTTCTCCACACTCTGTTCGTGCGGCTGAGTGAAGGGATGATGCGCAGCAACCCAGCGCTTGCCATCTTCGTCGTACTCAAAGAGAGGCGGATTGACCACCCACAGCAAGTTCCACTTGCCGTCTGAGCCAAACTCAGGAATCAAGCCAAGCTTTTTAGCTAAATGCACACGTAAATTCGCCATCACCGTGTGCACGGTAGCCGCTGGACCAAACTGAAACAGAATAAGATCGCCAGACTTGGCGTCCACTGCTTTGTTTACGGCCTCACGAAAAGCATCGGTTACGTTTTTGGCCAGTGGGCTTTGCACCCAGTTTCCATCGTCATCGACCTTTGCGCGAGCCAAGCCCTTTGCACCCATGGAAACCACATACTTTTCGAGTTTTTCGATGTCAGACCGCGAAAAATTGGCCGAAGCCGGAACTACCATGGCTTTGACGATTTCCCGAGGCAGCTCGATACGATACTCACCAGCCGCAAATTTCTTGGCGAGCGGCTCGAGCATTGGGATGCCCCCGCCTTGGTGCTCGACCACCAGGGAAGTCAAATCACTTTGCTCTAGCCCAAACCGCGTATCGGGTTTGTCATTTCCAAAACGACGCATCGATTCATCGAAATCAAGACGCGGAAAAGTCCCTGACGGATATTTTTCCTTCAGGTCAACACCGAGTACGTTAGCGAAAACCTTAAAGATCAGACCTT belongs to Myxococcales bacterium and includes:
- a CDS encoding TIGR01777 family protein, with protein sequence MSGKKIITVAGAGGVVGKHLIAQARKQGFRLRALSRRLDPGLSKDVEVFEWHPHDGAVQQSIVEALEGASIVANLAGASIGNGKLDADAKEKILKSRIDATNALGSAFEQCKNPPRVWLQASAVGYYGDTGERTVTEQSAAASDWFLADVCKQWEAQARHVEEAHRETLRMVIGRIGIVLAEDAPAWNKMLLPIKLGVGGKLGSGKQWYPWIDADDLARAFLFLAEREQSEGIYNLTAAQPVRQKDLAKQTARKIRRPAIFPAPAFALRALLGETADALVLASCKALPTRLLESGFVFEQPDIESELAKFFG
- the aspS gene encoding aspartate--tRNA ligase, whose protein sequence is MPRFIDELKRSHSCGALRAQDVDKEVILFGWVAGRRDHGGCIFIDLRDREGVTQVVFDPSVGEQAFKVADAARGEWVLGLRGKVRDRGEMKNPKLATGDIEVLAEEITVFNKSETPPFLIEDNIDTNEEKRLEYRFLDLRRPVLQRNLRARHQIAHSTRNYLSDLGFMEVETPFMVKYTPGGARNFLVPSRHHTGKFYALAESPQLFKQLLMVAGFDRYFQIVKCFRDEDMRLDRQPEFTQIDIEMSFINQEDLFTAIEGLIFKVFANVLGVDLKEKYPSGTFPRLDFDESMRRFGNDKPDTRFGLEQSDLTSLVVEHQGGGIPMLEPLAKKFAAGEYRIELPREIVKAMVVPASANFSRSDIEKLEKYVVSMGAKGLARAKVDDDGNWVQSPLAKNVTDAFREAVNKAVDAKSGDLILFQFGPAATVHTVMANLRVHLAKKLGLIPEFGSDGKWNLLWVVNPPLFEYDEDGKRWVAAHHPFTQPHEQSVEKLSSDPGMVKCFRYDLVLNGFEIAGGSIRLHDPEIQSKVFSALGIAAEEAEAKFGFLLKALRYGAPPHGGIAVGMDRLVMLLTETESLRDVIAFPKTQKASDLMTGAPDHVSPEQLAEIKIRTLE